In Spiroplasma sp. SV19, one DNA window encodes the following:
- a CDS encoding Gfo/Idh/MocA family oxidoreductase, producing the protein MKIVFIGAGRITKWFLNDLKNTKYHDKIKLFGIYNLTYEKAVQYQSEYQIQKVYCSLDDVLQDAANFDLAYIGTSDATHYEIAKQLLANKINVFCEKPLTLSYQTAKELYDLASINNVLLFDGIKTGFSPVYRLMRNDIAAGLIGAIEYLSASHAKVSTSGKKPQPVPNDSNFVGLHLAGGMYALFIGLDLLGPVQLVTHLNNAYSTHTAISTSVLNLRHKNNGISTILSSDNLSSDLSAQILGTAGYIKLGGNLQKYNVDYHKDSCHMAYTYQVYDLQGNLIKTVDKQLVTDGEGLCFEIEHVYELWKNQKIESDVVTKAISLEIIKILELTNNTNDKEIIEL; encoded by the coding sequence ATGAAAATAGTTTTTATTGGAGCAGGACGAATTACCAAATGGTTTTTAAATGATTTAAAAAATACAAAATATCACGATAAAATAAAACTATTTGGAATTTATAATTTAACGTATGAAAAAGCCGTACAATACCAATCTGAATATCAAATTCAAAAGGTTTATTGCTCTTTAGATGATGTTCTTCAAGATGCCGCAAATTTTGATTTAGCGTATATTGGAACAAGTGATGCCACTCATTATGAAATTGCAAAGCAATTATTAGCTAATAAAATTAATGTCTTTTGTGAAAAACCATTAACATTATCATATCAAACAGCAAAAGAATTATATGATTTAGCATCCATTAATAATGTTTTATTATTTGATGGTATTAAAACTGGTTTTTCGCCAGTGTATCGTCTAATGCGAAATGATATTGCAGCAGGTTTAATTGGGGCAATTGAATATTTAAGTGCTAGTCATGCTAAAGTTTCAACGAGTGGCAAGAAACCTCAACCAGTTCCGAATGATTCAAACTTTGTTGGGTTACATCTTGCTGGTGGAATGTACGCTTTGTTTATTGGCCTTGATTTATTAGGACCAGTTCAATTAGTAACCCATTTGAATAATGCTTATTCAACCCATACGGCAATTTCAACTTCGGTATTAAATCTTCGTCATAAAAACAATGGTATTTCCACCATTTTATCAAGTGATAATTTATCAAGTGATTTATCTGCACAAATTTTAGGAACAGCAGGTTATATCAAATTAGGTGGTAATTTGCAAAAATATAATGTTGATTATCATAAAGATTCTTGCCATATGGCGTATACTTATCAGGTTTATGATTTACAAGGAAATTTAATTAAAACTGTTGACAAGCAGTTAGTAACAGATGGTGAAGGGTTATGTTTTGAAATTGAACATGTTTATGAACTATGAAAAAATCAAAAAATAGAATCAGACGTTGTCACAAAAGCTATTTCACTAGAGATTATTAAAATTCTAGAATTAACTAATAATACTAACGATAAAGAAATTATTGAGTTATAG
- a CDS encoding glycoside hydrolase family 1 protein, which yields MTEKKFIFAASTCAFQIEGGRNLGGRTDSIWDEFTKRNFSIPPLGKAEREINSIAVAADFYSKYKTDARIMKRMGLQGFVYNMDWTRIFPKNSTDFNSEGLKFYDDVFKTLVENGVKPIPILYHWDTPMWAEIQGGFENRSVIEWFRNYVKLVFRYLGKYSDLWFVNDENSTFTLDGYLGDYLPPAKKDKTAFAKAIHHLNLSAAIAKEEFELAKKAGYIAKNALLGIDHDWAPPHQYQTGDETAVAKYNAWFKNFFLDPNLKGTYPDVFFQWLKDEEIDFTISEQDLALLAKNRLDLIGWNYYRPCYITSDQNQDNLKVLHQKSHSFFAPGFKQVFPKDIEYTKWNWIIDPSMLATGAEILWKEYQKPIMIIENGMGDFDDKTSQLILDKDRIRYLSIHLAEVFKAIERGVNLIGYSLWTYCDIFSPSGGYRKDYGLVSVDFNSKIKTRTPKLSYVWYKRVIASQGENLTFDDDETLTALLKAELLAWDFWYQ from the coding sequence ATGACTGAAAAAAAATTTATTTTTGCTGCATCAACATGTGCTTTTCAAATCGAGGGGGGCCGCAATTTAGGCGGAAGAACAGATTCTATTTGAGATGAGTTTACAAAGCGTAATTTTTCAATTCCACCATTAGGAAAAGCAGAGCGGGAAATTAATTCTATTGCAGTAGCAGCTGATTTTTATAGTAAATATAAGACAGATGCACGGATTATGAAACGAATGGGATTACAGGGTTTTGTTTATAATATGGATTGAACCCGGATTTTTCCCAAAAATAGTACAGATTTTAATTCAGAAGGACTGAAGTTTTATGATGATGTTTTTAAAACTTTAGTTGAAAATGGGGTTAAACCAATTCCAATTTTATATCATTGAGATACCCCGATGTGAGCAGAAATTCAAGGTGGTTTTGAAAATCGAAGTGTGATAGAATGATTTCGGAACTATGTAAAACTTGTTTTTCGTTATTTAGGTAAATATAGTGATTTATGATTTGTGAATGATGAGAACTCAACTTTTACTTTAGATGGATATTTAGGTGATTATTTACCACCAGCAAAAAAAGATAAAACAGCTTTTGCTAAAGCTATTCATCACTTAAATCTTAGTGCAGCCATTGCGAAAGAAGAATTTGAATTAGCAAAAAAAGCTGGATATATTGCAAAAAATGCTTTATTAGGGATTGACCATGATTGAGCACCACCACATCAATACCAAACTGGTGATGAAACGGCAGTGGCAAAATATAATGCATGATTTAAGAACTTTTTCTTAGATCCGAACTTAAAAGGGACTTATCCAGATGTTTTTTTCCAATGGTTAAAAGATGAAGAGATTGATTTTACTATTTCAGAACAAGATTTAGCGTTATTAGCAAAAAATCGGTTGGATTTGATTGGATGAAATTATTATCGTCCTTGTTATATTACAAGTGATCAAAACCAAGATAATTTAAAAGTACTTCATCAAAAAAGTCATTCTTTCTTTGCTCCTGGTTTTAAACAAGTGTTTCCAAAAGATATTGAGTACACAAAATGAAACTGAATTATTGACCCGTCAATGCTAGCAACGGGGGCTGAAATATTGTGAAAAGAATATCAGAAACCCATTATGATTATTGAAAACGGAATGGGTGATTTTGATGATAAAACAAGTCAATTAATTCTTGATAAAGATCGCATTCGCTATTTAAGTATCCATTTGGCAGAAGTTTTTAAAGCCATTGAACGTGGGGTTAATTTAATTGGCTACTCACTATGAACTTACTGTGACATTTTTTCACCAAGTGGTGGTTATCGAAAAGACTATGGCTTAGTTTCCGTTGATTTTAATAGCAAGATTAAAACGCGAACACCTAAATTATCGTATGTCTGATATAAACGAGTGATTGCTTCACAGGGAGAGAATTTAACTTTTGACGATGATGAAACCCTAACAGCGTTGCTAAAAGCAGAACTGTTAGCATGAGACTTTTGATATCAATAG